A region of Mesorhizobium sp. M3A.F.Ca.ET.080.04.2.1 DNA encodes the following proteins:
- a CDS encoding DNA translocase FtsK, with amino-acid sequence MTSMRFSRANPPGVSTDGNDDFRRPQEARRHSAASPQGEVVPLRTAVGSESHTASSDSPGGEFGGAAWQQYFFLAPNVRFTRTPDCDKRPAPQPDDEAPAKAAATAADSLRPATPAQATNPVSATPAAASAAAAGPPCAVAAPAQKPQPKMRWSYLSDHAFFEFSMPFLAERLARARLNEPARPVAAATAHPSAQPGPARSVSSGEATSLYRVIEWRSNGSAASPASVTPPAGAPAVLPADHEEVASRAPAAAAVVPVSETKRARPAKPAPSLPVAGKAVPAAVSEGYALPSEELLQMPPEGQGFYMSQERMEQNADLLESVLEDFGVKGEIIHVRPGPVVTLYEFEPAPGVKSSRVIGLADDIARSMSAVSARVAVVPGRNVIGIELPNETRETVYFRELIESPGFRNTSCKLALGLGKTIGGEPVIAELAKMPHLLVAGTTGSGKSVAINTMILSLLYRMKPEECRLIMVDPKMLELSVYDGIPHLLTPVVTDSKKAVTALKWAVREMEDRYRKMARLGVRNIDGYNQRAATARDKGETVVMQVQVGFEKGTGEPLFEDQEIDLAPMPYIVIIVDEMADLMMVAGKEIEGAIQRLAQMARAAGIHLIMATQRPSVDVITGTIKANFPTRISFQVTSKIDSRTILGEQGAEQLLGQGDMLHMAGGGRIARVHGPFVSDLEVEHVVAHLKAQGRPEYLDTVTAEEETEEETADTGPVFDKGSIDAEDGDGLFEEAVKVVKRDKKCSTSYIQRRLGIGYNRAASLVERMEKEGLVGAPNHVGKREILTGRREPAPERDETD; translated from the coding sequence ATGACTTCCATGCGCTTTTCCCGTGCCAATCCTCCCGGTGTTTCCACGGACGGCAATGACGATTTCCGCCGTCCGCAAGAGGCGCGGCGCCACAGCGCGGCTTCGCCGCAGGGAGAGGTCGTCCCGCTGCGCACGGCGGTCGGAAGCGAATCGCATACCGCCTCGTCCGATTCGCCTGGCGGCGAGTTCGGCGGTGCCGCCTGGCAGCAATATTTCTTCCTCGCCCCCAATGTGCGGTTCACCCGCACGCCGGATTGCGACAAGCGGCCTGCGCCACAGCCGGACGATGAGGCGCCAGCCAAGGCGGCCGCCACCGCCGCTGATTCCCTCCGCCCCGCGACGCCGGCTCAGGCTACCAATCCAGTCAGTGCAACTCCCGCCGCGGCTTCCGCCGCTGCAGCCGGGCCGCCGTGCGCGGTCGCCGCGCCCGCGCAGAAGCCGCAGCCGAAAATGCGTTGGTCCTATCTTTCCGATCATGCGTTTTTCGAGTTCAGCATGCCTTTCCTCGCCGAGCGCCTGGCGCGGGCCCGCCTGAACGAACCGGCGCGGCCTGTCGCTGCCGCAACGGCGCATCCTTCGGCGCAGCCGGGCCCCGCGCGCTCCGTCTCCAGCGGAGAGGCAACCTCGCTCTACCGCGTCATCGAATGGCGTTCGAACGGGTCGGCCGCAAGCCCTGCTTCGGTGACGCCCCCGGCCGGCGCGCCCGCCGTTCTCCCGGCCGACCATGAGGAGGTTGCATCGCGCGCCCCCGCAGCGGCAGCCGTTGTGCCGGTTTCCGAGACAAAGCGCGCCCGGCCCGCGAAGCCGGCGCCCTCCCTGCCTGTCGCCGGCAAGGCGGTGCCGGCGGCCGTTTCGGAGGGCTATGCGCTTCCTTCCGAGGAATTGCTGCAGATGCCGCCGGAAGGCCAGGGCTTCTACATGTCGCAGGAGCGGATGGAACAGAATGCCGATCTGCTTGAAAGCGTGCTGGAGGATTTCGGCGTCAAGGGCGAGATCATCCACGTCCGGCCGGGTCCGGTCGTCACCCTCTACGAGTTCGAGCCGGCGCCAGGCGTGAAATCCAGCCGCGTCATCGGATTGGCCGACGACATCGCCCGTTCGATGTCGGCCGTCTCGGCCCGCGTTGCCGTGGTGCCGGGCCGCAACGTCATCGGCATCGAACTGCCCAATGAAACGCGTGAAACGGTGTATTTCCGCGAGCTGATCGAATCGCCCGGCTTCCGCAACACGTCCTGCAAGCTGGCGCTGGGCCTCGGCAAAACGATCGGCGGCGAGCCGGTGATCGCCGAACTGGCCAAGATGCCGCATCTGCTGGTCGCGGGCACCACCGGTTCGGGCAAGTCGGTCGCCATCAACACCATGATCCTGTCGCTGCTCTACCGGATGAAACCGGAGGAATGCCGCCTCATCATGGTCGATCCCAAGATGCTGGAACTGTCCGTCTATGACGGCATTCCGCATCTGCTCACGCCCGTCGTCACCGATTCCAAGAAGGCGGTCACCGCGCTCAAATGGGCGGTGCGCGAGATGGAGGACCGCTATCGCAAGATGGCGCGCCTCGGCGTGCGCAACATAGACGGATACAACCAGCGCGCCGCGACCGCCCGCGACAAGGGCGAGACCGTCGTCATGCAGGTGCAGGTCGGTTTCGAGAAGGGCACCGGCGAACCGCTGTTCGAGGATCAGGAGATCGACCTCGCGCCTATGCCCTACATCGTCATCATCGTCGATGAGATGGCCGACCTGATGATGGTGGCCGGCAAGGAGATCGAGGGCGCCATCCAGCGGCTGGCGCAGATGGCCCGTGCCGCCGGCATTCATCTGATCATGGCAACGCAGCGCCCCTCGGTCGATGTCATCACCGGCACGATCAAGGCCAATTTCCCCACCCGCATCTCTTTCCAGGTGACCTCCAAGATCGACAGCCGCACCATCCTGGGCGAGCAAGGGGCCGAGCAACTGCTCGGCCAGGGCGACATGCTGCACATGGCCGGCGGCGGGCGCATCGCGCGCGTGCATGGCCCCTTCGTCTCCGACCTCGAGGTCGAGCACGTCGTTGCGCATCTGAAGGCGCAAGGCCGTCCCGAATACCTTGATACGGTCACTGCCGAGGAGGAAACGGAGGAAGAGACGGCCGATACTGGCCCGGTCTTCGACAAGGGCTCGATCGACGCCGAGGATGGCGACGGCCTTTTCGAGGAGGCGGTCAAAGTGGTCAAGCGCGACAAGAAATGCTCGACCTCCTACATCCAGCGCCGCCTCGGCATCGGCTACAACCGCGCCGCCTCGCTGGTCGAGCGTATGGAGAAGGAAGGCTTGGTCGGCGCCCCCAACCATGTCGGCAAGCGTGAGATCCTGACCGGCCGGCGCGAGCCTGCGCCGGAACGCGACGAGACGGATTGA
- a CDS encoding TetR/AcrR family transcriptional regulator translates to MVETTADRDLLDTRKGRPAAGQDPIKRAQIIEGARRVFIDKGFEAASMNDITREAGVSKGTIYVYFANKEELFEALIEEERGTIFKNMYEVLDHFDDLRKTLVKFGTILSVKITSAKVIQAQRTVVGAADRIPELGARFYERGPKRGHDKVMLFLNAAIERGLLKIDDVDLAAYQFTELCLAGLFRQCIFSYRSKAPSQAEIEHVVKSGVDVFLKAYGTEKLAAEEQARTA, encoded by the coding sequence ATGGTCGAAACGACAGCCGATCGCGATCTGCTGGACACGCGCAAAGGCCGCCCGGCCGCCGGGCAGGATCCGATAAAGCGCGCCCAGATCATCGAAGGCGCACGCCGTGTCTTCATCGACAAGGGTTTCGAGGCCGCGTCGATGAACGACATCACGCGCGAGGCCGGCGTGTCGAAGGGCACGATCTATGTCTATTTCGCCAACAAGGAAGAGCTGTTCGAGGCGCTCATCGAGGAAGAGCGCGGCACCATCTTCAAGAACATGTACGAGGTGCTCGACCATTTCGACGACCTGCGCAAGACGCTGGTCAAGTTCGGCACGATTTTGTCGGTCAAGATCACTTCTGCCAAGGTCATCCAGGCGCAGCGCACCGTCGTTGGCGCCGCCGACCGGATTCCCGAGCTCGGCGCGCGCTTCTACGAGCGTGGCCCCAAGCGCGGCCATGACAAGGTCATGCTGTTCCTCAACGCGGCCATCGAACGCGGCCTGCTCAAGATCGACGACGTCGATCTTGCCGCCTATCAATTTACCGAACTCTGCCTTGCCGGCCTGTTCCGCCAGTGCATCTTTTCCTATCGCAGCAAGGCGCCGAGCCAGGCCGAGATCGAGCATGTGGTGAAGTCGGGAGTCGATGTCTTCCTGAAGGCCTACGGCACCGAGAAGCTTGCCGCCGAGGAGCAGGCACGGACCGCATGA
- a CDS encoding HlyD family secretion protein, whose product MSSNAPATAEVRTFPNAKVQPSTEAPEIPIQPAPVAPAEAPPKKKRSLRSLLLPIIGLGLLGAGSWYGYNFWTDGRFMISTDDAYVQADMSFVSPKISGYVDKVLVGENQQVKAGDPLFIIEDGDYRIAVAQAEAQIATLAKTLDRIDAQTKAAQASLAQAEAQKSADQAAADNAARAQDRAAQLLKTHVGTQAQLDDAQTALDQAKAALAGADAQITAAQANIGVLEAQRAESASTLASLQLTRDKAQRDLSFTVLKAPYDGVVGNRSVEQGDLVSPGQKLAVVVPMDKLYIVGNFKETQLGRLVPGEKVRITVDAIDGQSFEGKVSSLAPASGAVFSLLPPENATGNFTKVVQRVPVRIDVPAAVLKTGKLRAGLSVVVAADSRTAPAATTN is encoded by the coding sequence ATGTCCTCGAATGCGCCCGCTACAGCCGAAGTCCGCACGTTCCCGAACGCCAAGGTCCAGCCCTCGACCGAAGCGCCGGAAATCCCTATCCAGCCCGCTCCCGTCGCGCCGGCCGAAGCTCCCCCGAAGAAGAAGCGTTCGCTCCGTTCGCTGCTCCTGCCGATCATCGGGCTCGGCCTGCTCGGCGCCGGTTCCTGGTATGGCTACAACTTCTGGACCGACGGCCGGTTCATGATCTCCACCGACGACGCCTATGTCCAGGCCGACATGTCGTTCGTGTCGCCGAAGATTTCCGGCTATGTCGACAAGGTGCTGGTGGGCGAGAACCAGCAGGTCAAGGCCGGCGATCCGCTGTTCATCATCGAGGACGGCGACTACCGGATAGCCGTCGCCCAAGCCGAGGCGCAGATCGCCACGCTGGCAAAGACGCTCGACCGCATCGACGCCCAGACCAAGGCCGCACAGGCCTCGCTGGCGCAGGCAGAAGCGCAAAAGAGCGCCGATCAGGCCGCCGCCGACAACGCCGCGCGCGCGCAGGATCGCGCCGCGCAGCTGCTCAAGACCCATGTCGGCACGCAGGCGCAGCTCGACGACGCGCAGACGGCACTCGACCAGGCCAAGGCGGCACTTGCCGGCGCCGATGCGCAGATCACCGCCGCGCAGGCCAATATCGGCGTGCTGGAGGCGCAGCGCGCCGAATCGGCGAGCACGCTCGCTTCGCTGCAGCTCACCCGCGACAAGGCCCAGCGCGACCTGTCCTTCACGGTGCTGAAGGCGCCTTATGACGGCGTCGTCGGCAACCGCTCGGTCGAGCAGGGCGATCTCGTCAGCCCCGGCCAGAAGCTCGCCGTGGTGGTGCCGATGGACAAGCTCTACATCGTCGGCAACTTCAAGGAGACGCAGCTTGGCCGGCTGGTGCCCGGCGAGAAGGTCCGCATCACGGTCGACGCGATCGACGGCCAGAGCTTCGAGGGCAAGGTCTCGTCGCTGGCGCCGGCCTCCGGTGCCGTCTTCTCGCTGCTGCCGCCGGAAAACGCCACCGGCAACTTCACCAAGGTCGTGCAGCGCGTGCCCGTGCGCATCGACGTGCCGGCCGCCGTGCTCAAGACCGGCAAGCTGCGCGCCGGCCTGAGCGTCGTCGTCGCCGCCGACAGCCGCACCGCGCCCGCCGCGACGACCAACTAG
- a CDS encoding DHA2 family efflux MFS transporter permease subunit, translating to MATATITAGSLPARPAAAAPADHMPVRRVVAFLAMVFGMFMAILDIQIVSASLAEIQAGLSASSDEIPWVQTAYLIAEVVMIPLSGFLSRMLSTRVLFTIAAAGFTAASALAATATNIDQMIVYRAIQGFIGGGMIPSVFAAAFTIFPPSRRAVVSPMIGLVATLAPTIGPTVGGYISHAMSWHWLFLVNVVPGILVTTAAWSLIDFDKPNLKLFSKFDWWGLAGMAALLGCMEYVLEEGPNNDWLQDQAVFISAIVMTIGGIVFFWRVFTAEEPIVDLKAFRNINFAFGSIFSFVIGIGLYGLTYLYPVYLGRIRGYDSMMIGEALFVSGLAMFFTAPISGILSRKMDLRLMMMIGFFGFATGTWWMTHLTADWDFYELLIPQILRGCSMMLCMVPINNIALGTLPPERLKNASGLFNLTRNLGGAVGLAIINTVLIDRNAFHYARLSEHVQWGSAEAQAKLQNMTLNFQQTAGLDAPSAAISKLSGMVQQQASLLSFMDVFFMLTVLFATLGLFVLFINKPAEQAGGGGGH from the coding sequence ATGGCAACCGCAACCATAACCGCAGGATCACTACCAGCACGGCCGGCCGCCGCCGCACCCGCAGACCACATGCCGGTTCGCCGCGTCGTCGCCTTCCTGGCGATGGTGTTCGGCATGTTCATGGCGATCCTGGACATCCAGATCGTCTCGGCATCGCTGGCCGAAATCCAGGCCGGCTTGAGCGCCAGCTCCGACGAGATCCCGTGGGTGCAGACGGCCTATCTGATCGCCGAGGTGGTGATGATCCCGCTGTCGGGCTTTCTCAGCCGGATGCTGTCGACGCGCGTGCTGTTCACGATCGCCGCTGCCGGCTTCACGGCGGCCAGCGCGCTCGCCGCGACCGCGACCAACATCGACCAGATGATCGTTTACCGCGCCATCCAGGGGTTCATCGGCGGCGGCATGATCCCGAGCGTCTTCGCGGCAGCGTTCACCATCTTCCCGCCGTCGCGTCGCGCCGTCGTCTCGCCGATGATCGGCCTGGTGGCGACGCTGGCGCCGACCATCGGGCCGACGGTCGGCGGCTATATCAGCCACGCCATGTCCTGGCACTGGCTGTTCCTGGTCAATGTCGTGCCGGGCATACTGGTGACGACGGCGGCCTGGTCGCTGATCGATTTCGACAAGCCGAACCTCAAGCTGTTCAGCAAGTTCGACTGGTGGGGGCTGGCCGGCATGGCCGCCTTGCTCGGCTGCATGGAATATGTGCTGGAGGAGGGGCCGAACAATGACTGGCTGCAGGACCAGGCAGTGTTCATCAGCGCCATCGTCATGACCATCGGCGGGATCGTCTTCTTCTGGCGCGTCTTCACCGCCGAGGAGCCGATCGTCGACCTCAAGGCGTTCAGGAACATCAACTTCGCCTTCGGCTCGATATTCTCCTTCGTCATCGGCATCGGGCTCTACGGACTTACCTACCTCTATCCGGTCTATCTCGGCCGCATCCGCGGTTATGATTCGATGATGATCGGCGAGGCGCTGTTCGTCAGCGGCCTGGCGATGTTCTTCACCGCGCCCATCTCCGGCATCCTGTCGCGCAAGATGGATCTGCGGCTGATGATGATGATCGGCTTCTTCGGCTTCGCCACCGGCACCTGGTGGATGACCCACCTGACAGCAGACTGGGATTTCTACGAGCTGCTGATCCCGCAGATCCTGCGCGGCTGCTCGATGATGCTGTGCATGGTGCCGATCAACAACATCGCGCTCGGCACCTTGCCGCCGGAGCGGCTGAAGAACGCGTCCGGCCTGTTCAACCTGACCCGCAATCTCGGCGGCGCCGTCGGCCTGGCCATCATCAACACGGTGCTGATCGACCGCAACGCGTTCCACTACGCCAGGCTTTCCGAGCATGTGCAGTGGGGAAGCGCCGAGGCTCAGGCCAAGCTGCAGAACATGACGCTGAATTTCCAACAGACCGCCGGGCTCGATGCCCCCAGCGCTGCGATCTCGAAACTGTCAGGCATGGTGCAGCAGCAGGCCTCGCTGCTGTCCTTCATGGATGTGTTCTTCATGCTGACAGTGCTGTTCGCGACGCTCGGGCTTTTCGTGCTGTTCATCAACAAGCCCGCCGAACAAGCCGGCGGCGGCGGAGGCCATTGA
- the msrB gene encoding peptide-methionine (R)-S-oxide reductase MsrB, which yields MNRRDFLWSGAAAIAIGTGATLRIGGAKPALATETFEITKTDAEWHAILSDAAFDVLRREGTEYPGTSPLLNEHRKGIFACAGCDLPVYPSETKFDSGTGWPSFWQEIANAIGKTEDRSLGMTRTEVHCRRCGGHLGHVFDDGPPPTGLRHCINGVALSFKPAAA from the coding sequence ATGAACCGTCGCGATTTTCTCTGGAGCGGTGCCGCCGCCATCGCCATCGGAACCGGAGCGACGCTGCGCATCGGCGGCGCAAAGCCGGCTCTGGCCACCGAGACTTTCGAGATCACCAAGACTGATGCCGAATGGCACGCCATCCTTTCCGATGCAGCCTTCGACGTGCTGCGCCGGGAAGGCACCGAATATCCAGGGACGAGTCCGCTGCTTAACGAGCACCGCAAGGGCATCTTCGCCTGTGCCGGCTGCGACCTGCCGGTCTACCCGTCGGAGACGAAATTCGATTCCGGCACCGGCTGGCCGAGCTTCTGGCAGGAGATCGCCAACGCGATCGGCAAGACCGAGGACCGCTCGCTGGGCATGACCCGCACCGAAGTCCATTGCCGCCGCTGCGGCGGCCATCTCGGCCATGTCTTCGATGACGGCCCACCGCCCACCGGCCTGCGCCACTGCATCAATGGCGTGGCGCTCAGCTTCAAGCCGGCCGCGGCCTGA
- a CDS encoding fasciclin domain-containing protein, protein MRKLATLLLASIIGFSTLGVAAYAANPMVGGAPMYAKKNIIENAVNSKDHTTLVAAVKAAGLVDTLEGAGPFTVFAPTNEAFAALPAGTVETLLKPENKDKLTKILTCHVIAAKAMAADVAKMAKADGGAHEVKTVGGCELTLKSQKGKVTVTDENGNVAHVTIADVRQSNGVIHVIDKVLLPKM, encoded by the coding sequence ATGCGTAAACTCGCCACCCTTTTGCTTGCCTCCATCATCGGTTTTTCCACGCTCGGCGTGGCTGCCTATGCCGCCAATCCGATGGTCGGCGGCGCACCGATGTATGCCAAGAAGAACATCATCGAGAATGCCGTCAATTCGAAGGATCACACCACGCTGGTCGCCGCCGTCAAGGCCGCCGGGTTGGTCGACACGCTGGAGGGCGCCGGTCCGTTCACCGTCTTCGCGCCGACCAACGAAGCCTTCGCGGCGCTTCCCGCCGGTACGGTCGAGACGCTGCTCAAGCCCGAGAACAAGGACAAGCTGACCAAGATACTCACCTGCCATGTCATTGCCGCCAAGGCGATGGCCGCCGACGTCGCCAAGATGGCCAAGGCCGATGGCGGTGCGCATGAGGTCAAGACCGTCGGCGGCTGCGAGCTGACGCTCAAGTCGCAGAAGGGCAAGGTCACGGTGACCGACGAGAACGGCAATGTCGCCCATGTCACCATCGCCGATGTGCGCCAGTCGAATGGCGTCATCCACGTCATCGACAAGGTTCTTCTGCCGAAGATGTAA
- a CDS encoding anti-sigma factor codes for MTLAEDNGPERGGDDLLAAEYVLGVLPADERQIVLRRIDTDTAFARLVEAWEAHFAPMAAAYAAVEPPPAVKAAIDRRLFASPAASAEPRAGLWSSLAFWRSLTAVAIAALALYIALPYLSPPAPQPGTRLVASLAADNSPVKYLAVYDAARREVGLSLVSGDRGTGKDFELWMIEGKNAPVSMGVIPAGQTARMAVSPIVQQKLAQGAVLAVSLEPAGGSPTGQPTGPVVAAGDLKGI; via the coding sequence ATGACCCTGGCGGAAGACAACGGACCGGAACGCGGAGGCGACGACCTGCTCGCCGCCGAATACGTTCTCGGCGTTCTGCCGGCCGACGAACGCCAGATCGTTTTGCGCCGCATCGACACCGATACGGCTTTCGCTCGCCTCGTCGAGGCCTGGGAGGCCCATTTTGCGCCGATGGCGGCGGCCTATGCCGCGGTCGAGCCACCGCCGGCAGTGAAGGCGGCGATCGACCGGCGGCTGTTTGCCTCGCCGGCCGCTTCCGCCGAACCGCGCGCCGGCCTGTGGTCGAGCCTCGCCTTCTGGCGCAGCCTGACCGCAGTAGCGATTGCTGCGCTCGCGCTTTATATCGCGCTGCCTTATCTCAGCCCCCCGGCGCCGCAGCCCGGGACCAGGCTGGTCGCCTCGCTCGCCGCCGACAACAGCCCAGTCAAATACCTCGCCGTCTACGATGCCGCCCGCCGTGAGGTCGGCCTGTCGCTGGTTTCCGGCGACCGGGGCACCGGCAAGGATTTCGAGTTGTGGATGATCGAGGGCAAGAACGCGCCTGTCTCGATGGGCGTCATCCCCGCCGGGCAGACCGCACGCATGGCCGTCTCGCCGATCGTTCAGCAGAAGCTCGCGCAAGGCGCCGTGCTCGCCGTCAGCCTCGAGCCGGCGGGCGGTTCGCCGACCGGTCAGCCGACCGGGCCCGTCGTCGCCGCAGGCGACCTCAAGGGCATCTGA